In a genomic window of Quercus lobata isolate SW786 chromosome 4, ValleyOak3.0 Primary Assembly, whole genome shotgun sequence:
- the LOC115983357 gene encoding protein PAT1 homolog isoform X1: protein MDGFGIGGGIEEPPNPQDLNQHGDNNPSGGTLFDASQYAFFGKDVVEEVELGGLEEEEDMLPVAGIEEEEFLYDREEGEDLRSLSDIDDLASTFSKLNKAVSGPRSTGVIGDRGSREGSSVAEWAQGDDFPYWLDPQVFDPENTQDGKRWSSQPSGRLAESKSLYRTSSYPEQQQQQHHQHHQHFSSEPILVPKSSFTSFPPPGGMSPQASPNHPSGHPNMPYLAGGPEMALSSSNLSPFSNSQLQLTGLHHGSNFGGNMSQFSHGPSMSSRPPNQWVNQSNFYPGDHSSLVNNLLQQRLPHQNGLMPPQVMAQPQPQQHRMHHPVQPSFGHLSGFQSHLFNPHLSPGPPLMSKFEAMLGMSDLRDQRPKSAQKGRQNLRFSQQGFDTSSHKSDIGWPQFRSKYMTSDEIESILRMQLAATHSNDPYVDDYYHQACLARKSAGAKLRHHFCPNQLRDLPPRARANAEPHAFLQVDALGRVPFSSIRRPRPLLEVDPPNSSVAGGSEQKALEKPLEQEPMLAARVTIEDGLCLLLDVDDIDRFLQFNQLQDGGAQLRRRRQVLLEGLAASLQLVDPLSKDGNTVGLAHKDDFVFLRLVSLPKGRKLLARYLQLLLPGGELLRIVCMAIFRHLRFLFGGLPSDPAAAETANNLAKVVSLCVRSMDLSAISACLAAVVCSSEQPPLRPLGSLAGDGASLILKSVLERATELLTDPRAASNYNITNRSLWQASFDEFFALLTKYCINKYDSWLMQAQTPMAAIGSDAARAISKEMPVELLRASLPHTDEHQKKLLWEFAQRSMPIGGFNSNGGGSTGGHMNSESVLS, encoded by the exons ATGGATGGGTTTGGTATTGGGGGTGGTATTGAAGAGCCCCCCAACCCTCAAGATCTTAATCAACATGGAGACAACAATCCTTCAG GAGGTACATTATTTGATGCATCACAGTATGCATTTTTTGGCAAAGATGTTGTTGAGGAAGTTGAGTTAGGCGggttagaagaagaagaggatatGTTGCCTGTGGCTGGGATAGAGGAGGAGGAATTTCTGTATGATCGAGAAgag GGTGAGGATTTACGATCTCTGTCTGATATTGATGATCTTGCTAGTACTTTCTCAAAG TTGAACAAGGCTGTTAGTGGACCAAGAAGCACAGGAGTTATTGGTGATAGGGGATCCAGAGAAG GTTCATCCGTTGCTGAATGGGCACAAGGGGATGATTTTCCTTACTGGTTGGATCCACAAGTATTTGACCCCGAAAACACTCAGGACGGCAAACGATGGTCGTCGCAGCCATCTGGACGCCTTGCAGAATCGAAGTCTTTGTACAGAACATCTTCATACCCTGAGCAGCAACAACAGCAgcaccaccaacaccaccaacaTTTCTCCAGCGAGCCAATTCTAGTGCCAAAATCTTCTTTTACATCATTTCCTCCCCCTGGTGGCATGTCTCCTCAGGCTTCACCAAACCACCCCTCAGGCCACCCGAATATGCCATATCTTGCTGGTGGACCTGAGATGGCATTATCTTCGTCAAATTTGTCTCCCTTCTCTAATTCTCAGCTTCAGTTGACTGGTTTACACCATGGTTCAAATTTTGGTGGAAATATGTCTCAGTTTAGTCATGGTCCCTCTATGAGTAGCCGACCACCAAATCAATGGGTTAACCAGTCCAACTTTTATCCTGGAGACCATTCCAGCCTCGTGAACAATTTGTTGCAACAACGGTTACCTCATCAGAATGGGTTAATGCCACCACAAGTAATGGCACAACCACAGCCACAGCAGCATAGGATGCACCACCCTGTTCAGCCATCATTTGGCCATTTATCGGGGTTTCAATCACACCTATTTAATCCCCATCTTTCTCCAGGCCCACCCTTAATGAGCAAGTTTGAAGCAATGCTTGGAATGTCTGATCTAAGAGATCAAAGACCGAAATCAGCTCAGAAAGGGAGACAGAATCTCCGGTTTTCCCAACAGGGTTTTGATACCAGTAGCCATAAGAGTGATATTGGGTGGCCGCAGTTTAGATCAAAGTATATGACATCTGATGAGATAGAGAGTATCCTTAGAATGCAGCTTGCGGCAACACACAGTAATGATCCATATGTAGATGACTATTATCACCAGGCTTGTCTTGCTAGAAAATCTGCTGGGGCAAAGCTTAGACATCATTTCTGCCCAAATCAACTGAGGGATCTTCCTCCTCGAGCCCGTGCTAATGCCGAGCCACATGCTTTTCTCCAAGTTGATGCTCTTGGGAGAGTTCCATTTTCTTCAATTCGTAGGCCTCGCCCACTTCTTGAAGTTGACCCTCCAAATTCATCTGTTGCTGGTGGCTCTGAGCAAAAAGCTTTGGAGAAGCCCCTGGAGCAAGAGCCGATGCTTGCAGCTAGAGTCACAATTGAGGATGGcctttgtcttcttcttgatgTAGATGATATTGACCGTTTCTTACAGTTCAATCAGCTTCAAGACGGTGGAGCCCAGTTGAGACGGAGGCGGCAAGTCCTGCTGGAAGGGCTGGCAGCATCGCTTCAACTGGTTGATCCACTTAGCAAAGATGGCAATACTGTTGGGCTTGCTCATAAGGATGATTTTGTGTTCTTACGATTGGTTTCTCTTCCCAAGGGGCGTAAGCTCCTTGCAAGGTATCTTCAGCTTCTCCTTCCAGGTGGTGAGCTCTTGCGAATAGTCTGCATGGCAATTTTCCGTCATTTAAGGTTCTTATTTGGTGGCCTTCCATCTGATCCAGCAGCAGCAGAAACAGCAAATAATCTTGCAAAGGTTGTTTCACTGTGTGTACGTAGCATGGATCTTAGTGCAATCAGTGCCTGTCTAGCAGCAGTAGTTTGTTCCTCTGAGCAGCCCCCACTCCGTCCTCTTGGAAGCTTAGCTGGAGATGGGGCTTCCCTGATTCTAAAATCTGTTCTTGAGAGGGCAACTGAACTCTTAACTGATCCTCGTGCTGCTAGCAACTATAATATAACTAATCGGTCACTTTGGCAAGCTTCATTTGATGAATTCTTTGCCCTTCTCACTAAGTACtgcataaataaatatgatTCCTGGCTTATGCAAGCACAAACCCCTATGGCTGCTATTGGGTCAGATGCAGCAAGAGCTATTAGTAAGGAAATGCCAGTTGAGCTGTTGCGTGCAAGTCTTCCTCACACTGATGAGCACCAAAAAAAGCTACTGTGGGAATTCGCACAGCGCTCTATGCCTATAGGTGGATTTAACAGTAATGGTGGGGGAAGTACTGGTGGTCACATGAATTCTGAGTCAGTGTTGAGTTGA
- the LOC115983357 gene encoding protein PAT1 homolog isoform X2 → MLLTTGSSVAEWAQGDDFPYWLDPQVFDPENTQDGKRWSSQPSGRLAESKSLYRTSSYPEQQQQQHHQHHQHFSSEPILVPKSSFTSFPPPGGMSPQASPNHPSGHPNMPYLAGGPEMALSSSNLSPFSNSQLQLTGLHHGSNFGGNMSQFSHGPSMSSRPPNQWVNQSNFYPGDHSSLVNNLLQQRLPHQNGLMPPQVMAQPQPQQHRMHHPVQPSFGHLSGFQSHLFNPHLSPGPPLMSKFEAMLGMSDLRDQRPKSAQKGRQNLRFSQQGFDTSSHKSDIGWPQFRSKYMTSDEIESILRMQLAATHSNDPYVDDYYHQACLARKSAGAKLRHHFCPNQLRDLPPRARANAEPHAFLQVDALGRVPFSSIRRPRPLLEVDPPNSSVAGGSEQKALEKPLEQEPMLAARVTIEDGLCLLLDVDDIDRFLQFNQLQDGGAQLRRRRQVLLEGLAASLQLVDPLSKDGNTVGLAHKDDFVFLRLVSLPKGRKLLARYLQLLLPGGELLRIVCMAIFRHLRFLFGGLPSDPAAAETANNLAKVVSLCVRSMDLSAISACLAAVVCSSEQPPLRPLGSLAGDGASLILKSVLERATELLTDPRAASNYNITNRSLWQASFDEFFALLTKYCINKYDSWLMQAQTPMAAIGSDAARAISKEMPVELLRASLPHTDEHQKKLLWEFAQRSMPIGGFNSNGGGSTGGHMNSESVLS, encoded by the exons ATGTTGTTAACTACTg GTTCATCCGTTGCTGAATGGGCACAAGGGGATGATTTTCCTTACTGGTTGGATCCACAAGTATTTGACCCCGAAAACACTCAGGACGGCAAACGATGGTCGTCGCAGCCATCTGGACGCCTTGCAGAATCGAAGTCTTTGTACAGAACATCTTCATACCCTGAGCAGCAACAACAGCAgcaccaccaacaccaccaacaTTTCTCCAGCGAGCCAATTCTAGTGCCAAAATCTTCTTTTACATCATTTCCTCCCCCTGGTGGCATGTCTCCTCAGGCTTCACCAAACCACCCCTCAGGCCACCCGAATATGCCATATCTTGCTGGTGGACCTGAGATGGCATTATCTTCGTCAAATTTGTCTCCCTTCTCTAATTCTCAGCTTCAGTTGACTGGTTTACACCATGGTTCAAATTTTGGTGGAAATATGTCTCAGTTTAGTCATGGTCCCTCTATGAGTAGCCGACCACCAAATCAATGGGTTAACCAGTCCAACTTTTATCCTGGAGACCATTCCAGCCTCGTGAACAATTTGTTGCAACAACGGTTACCTCATCAGAATGGGTTAATGCCACCACAAGTAATGGCACAACCACAGCCACAGCAGCATAGGATGCACCACCCTGTTCAGCCATCATTTGGCCATTTATCGGGGTTTCAATCACACCTATTTAATCCCCATCTTTCTCCAGGCCCACCCTTAATGAGCAAGTTTGAAGCAATGCTTGGAATGTCTGATCTAAGAGATCAAAGACCGAAATCAGCTCAGAAAGGGAGACAGAATCTCCGGTTTTCCCAACAGGGTTTTGATACCAGTAGCCATAAGAGTGATATTGGGTGGCCGCAGTTTAGATCAAAGTATATGACATCTGATGAGATAGAGAGTATCCTTAGAATGCAGCTTGCGGCAACACACAGTAATGATCCATATGTAGATGACTATTATCACCAGGCTTGTCTTGCTAGAAAATCTGCTGGGGCAAAGCTTAGACATCATTTCTGCCCAAATCAACTGAGGGATCTTCCTCCTCGAGCCCGTGCTAATGCCGAGCCACATGCTTTTCTCCAAGTTGATGCTCTTGGGAGAGTTCCATTTTCTTCAATTCGTAGGCCTCGCCCACTTCTTGAAGTTGACCCTCCAAATTCATCTGTTGCTGGTGGCTCTGAGCAAAAAGCTTTGGAGAAGCCCCTGGAGCAAGAGCCGATGCTTGCAGCTAGAGTCACAATTGAGGATGGcctttgtcttcttcttgatgTAGATGATATTGACCGTTTCTTACAGTTCAATCAGCTTCAAGACGGTGGAGCCCAGTTGAGACGGAGGCGGCAAGTCCTGCTGGAAGGGCTGGCAGCATCGCTTCAACTGGTTGATCCACTTAGCAAAGATGGCAATACTGTTGGGCTTGCTCATAAGGATGATTTTGTGTTCTTACGATTGGTTTCTCTTCCCAAGGGGCGTAAGCTCCTTGCAAGGTATCTTCAGCTTCTCCTTCCAGGTGGTGAGCTCTTGCGAATAGTCTGCATGGCAATTTTCCGTCATTTAAGGTTCTTATTTGGTGGCCTTCCATCTGATCCAGCAGCAGCAGAAACAGCAAATAATCTTGCAAAGGTTGTTTCACTGTGTGTACGTAGCATGGATCTTAGTGCAATCAGTGCCTGTCTAGCAGCAGTAGTTTGTTCCTCTGAGCAGCCCCCACTCCGTCCTCTTGGAAGCTTAGCTGGAGATGGGGCTTCCCTGATTCTAAAATCTGTTCTTGAGAGGGCAACTGAACTCTTAACTGATCCTCGTGCTGCTAGCAACTATAATATAACTAATCGGTCACTTTGGCAAGCTTCATTTGATGAATTCTTTGCCCTTCTCACTAAGTACtgcataaataaatatgatTCCTGGCTTATGCAAGCACAAACCCCTATGGCTGCTATTGGGTCAGATGCAGCAAGAGCTATTAGTAAGGAAATGCCAGTTGAGCTGTTGCGTGCAAGTCTTCCTCACACTGATGAGCACCAAAAAAAGCTACTGTGGGAATTCGCACAGCGCTCTATGCCTATAGGTGGATTTAACAGTAATGGTGGGGGAAGTACTGGTGGTCACATGAATTCTGAGTCAGTGTTGAGTTGA
- the LOC115984260 gene encoding myosin heavy chain, cardiac muscle isoform-like, whose translation MSKLTNRELEGSITARHSGLKGILSAMCKDENECLQHKPKEIDIEEWQYLISYLGSEKLKTISKRDAEDKSKQQALETQQEPANPELWLLTHCPKGQWIDETSKCIYEEFSCRINEMEVAENRALPVDEQDEIFQSIVGSRSGHVYEQEYMARPSTSMERLRAKLDALTRVSAETQRRNNELKAQVQELQRQLAAERAGRLKQIEVERAECDRQMEVIQQSMKEEFMKLLANFHSQPQ comes from the exons ATGAGCAAGTTGACCAACAGGGAACTAGAAGGAAG CATTACGGCTAGACATAGTGGCTTGAAGGGTATCTTATCAGCAATGTGCAAAGATGAAAATGAGTGCCTTCAACATAAGCCCAAGGAGATTGATATTGAGGAATGGCAATATCTAATCTCGTATCTTGGATCAGAgaaattaaag ACTATTAGTAAAAGAGATGCAGAGGACAAGAGTAAGCAG CAGGCTCTAGAGACTCAGCAGGAGCCCGCCAATCCTGAACTATGGTTGTTGACCCATTGTCCGAAAGGGCAATGGATTGATGAGACCTCCAAatgcatatat GAGGAGTTCAGTTGCAGGATCAATGAGATGGAAGTTGCTGAAAACCGAGCTTTACCTGTTGATGAGCAGGATGAAATATTCCAGTCAATTGTAGGTTCAAGATCAGGCCATGTCTATGAGCAGGAATATATGGCAAGGCCTTCTACTTCCATGGAGCGCTTACGTGCTAAGCTTGATGCACTGACTCGCGTATCAGCTGAGACACAAAGGCGGAATAATGAGCTCAAAGCCCAGGTTCAGGAGCTGCAGAGGCAGTTGGCAGCAGAGCGTGCTGGGAGGCTTAAACAAATAGAGGTAGAGCGTGCTGAGTGTGATAGACAGATGGAGGTGATCCAACAGAGTATGAAGGAGGAGTTCATGAAATTATTAGCCAATTTTCACTCTCAG CCTCAATGA